A stretch of Roseovarius sp. M141 DNA encodes these proteins:
- a CDS encoding capsule biosynthesis protein: protein MHELNGSKRIFLFLQGPHGPFFARLGRMLRQAGAEVLRIGFNAGDSMFWRGRSSYIPYRGTPDEWPSTLNALLEGRGITDIVLYGDTRPIHAEAIRQARTRGLTVHVFEEGYMRPYWVTYERGGSNGHSRLMEMSVGLMRADLEQSDMDSALPPASWGDMRHHIFYGALYHFCVLALNRRYRNFKPHRAITVRKEFILYLKRLLLMPAQAIDRRIATWRIRHGGFPYHLALLQLEHDSSFQMHSPFATMADFLETVIQGFARGAPTHHHLVVKAHPLEDGRVPVRRDLRRLARAYDVADRVHYVRGGKLAQLLDEARSAVTVNSTAAQQVLWRGIPLKTFGDAVYAKPEFVSSKPLADFFAGAERPDRRAYTDYRRYLLETSQIAGGFYSARGRRQLLRQAVDMMLSADDPYDALHAGTAAPRQQLRLVT from the coding sequence ATGCACGAATTAAACGGCAGCAAACGCATCTTTCTCTTCCTGCAAGGTCCGCACGGCCCCTTCTTTGCGCGGCTGGGCCGAATGCTGCGGCAGGCGGGGGCCGAGGTGTTGCGCATCGGGTTCAACGCAGGCGACAGCATGTTCTGGCGTGGGCGCAGCAGCTACATCCCCTATCGCGGCACACCGGATGAGTGGCCCTCGACGCTGAACGCTCTGCTGGAGGGGCGTGGCATCACTGATATCGTGCTCTATGGTGACACCCGCCCGATCCACGCCGAGGCGATCCGCCAGGCGCGCACCCGCGGCCTGACGGTCCATGTCTTTGAAGAAGGGTATATGCGGCCCTATTGGGTGACGTATGAGCGCGGCGGCAGCAACGGCCATTCGCGCCTGATGGAAATGTCGGTCGGCCTAATGCGCGCCGATCTGGAACAATCAGACATGGACAGCGCCCTGCCCCCGGCCAGCTGGGGCGACATGCGCCACCATATCTTTTACGGGGCGCTTTATCATTTCTGCGTGCTGGCACTGAACCGGCGTTATCGCAATTTCAAACCGCATCGCGCGATCACCGTTCGCAAGGAATTCATACTGTATCTGAAACGGCTGCTCTTGATGCCGGCGCAGGCAATCGACCGCCGCATTGCCACATGGCGCATCCGGCATGGCGGCTTTCCCTATCATCTGGCACTGCTGCAACTGGAACATGACAGCAGTTTTCAGATGCACTCGCCCTTTGCCACGATGGCCGACTTTCTGGAGACCGTGATTCAAGGCTTTGCCCGCGGTGCGCCGACGCATCATCACCTTGTGGTCAAGGCGCACCCGCTGGAGGATGGCCGCGTGCCGGTGCGGCGCGACCTGCGGCGCCTGGCCCGCGCCTATGACGTGGCAGACCGTGTTCACTATGTGCGCGGGGGCAAGCTGGCACAGCTTCTGGATGAGGCACGCAGCGCGGTAACTGTGAACTCCACCGCCGCGCAGCAGGTGCTGTGGCGCGGAATCCCGCTCAAGACATTTGGCGACGCGGTATATGCCAAGCCCGAATTCGTTTCATCCAAACCGCTGGCCGATTTCTTTGCCGGGGCCGAACGGCCGGACCGTCGCGCCTATACCGATTATCGCCGCTATCTACTGGAAACCAGCCAGATCGCCGGCGGTTTTTATTCCGCACGCGGTCGGCGGCAGTTGCTGCGCCAGGCTGTCGACATGATGCTGAGCGCGGATGATCCCTATGATGCGCTCCACGCAGGCACCGCGGCACCACGGCAACAGTTGCGACTCGTCACATGA
- a CDS encoding riboflavin synthase produces the protein MFTGIITDQGRIQSLRQQGDLRARIGCSYDTGTIALGASIACDGVCLTVIQTGEDWFDVEISAETVSKTNLSTWSDGRIVNLERALKVGDELGGHIVSGHVDGVAEITAMHDEGGSTRVTLRAPEALARFIAPKGSVALNGTSLTVNEVNGCEFGINFIPHTKDVTTWGRAKIGDMVNLEIDTLARYVARLKDFA, from the coding sequence ATGTTTACAGGTATCATCACCGACCAGGGCCGGATCCAGAGCCTCAGGCAGCAGGGCGATCTGCGCGCGCGCATCGGCTGTAGCTATGACACCGGGACCATTGCGCTGGGCGCCTCGATTGCCTGCGATGGGGTTTGCCTGACCGTGATCCAGACTGGGGAGGACTGGTTCGACGTCGAAATATCGGCTGAAACAGTGTCCAAGACCAACCTGTCGACCTGGTCGGACGGCCGTATCGTCAATCTGGAACGTGCGCTGAAAGTCGGTGACGAACTGGGCGGTCACATCGTGTCGGGCCATGTGGATGGCGTGGCCGAGATTACAGCGATGCACGATGAGGGGGGCAGCACCCGCGTTACCTTGCGCGCGCCCGAGGCGCTGGCGCGGTTCATTGCGCCCAAGGGATCGGTTGCGTTGAACGGCACCTCGCTGACGGTGAACGAGGTCAATGGCTGCGAATTCGGCATCAATTTCATTCCCCATACAAAGGACGTGACCACGTGGGGCCGGGCCAAGATCGGTGATATGGTCAATCTGGAAATTGATACGCTGGCCCGTTATGTTGCGCGGCTGAAAGATTTCGCATGA
- a CDS encoding DUF3726 domain-containing protein codes for MTWSLGEIEGLARKAARGAGFDWGMAEEAGKAVRWLAGLGLPGPEVLDAFLAAYDRTPHAQMRPMDVTAPTWTAAGGPLCPISAGAALCDIAQDAGLPGDIAIPECACPLLLIPFVAAASEDGGHALHVVWEGGEFAFASDIRGHATVPMALMGRAVIRRGTAPDLPLPRCQLRYDLDSAPAARLTDLARRTYAPDTEASRTSGAGSGLSDND; via the coding sequence ATGACCTGGTCGCTGGGAGAGATCGAAGGGCTGGCCCGCAAGGCCGCGCGCGGTGCCGGATTTGACTGGGGCATGGCGGAAGAGGCGGGCAAGGCGGTGCGCTGGCTGGCCGGTCTGGGCCTGCCCGGCCCCGAAGTGCTGGACGCGTTTCTGGCCGCCTATGACCGCACGCCGCATGCGCAGATGCGTCCGATGGACGTCACGGCGCCGACCTGGACAGCGGCAGGCGGCCCGCTATGCCCCATATCGGCAGGCGCTGCGCTGTGCGACATCGCGCAGGATGCGGGCCTGCCCGGCGATATTGCGATCCCGGAATGCGCCTGTCCCCTGCTGCTGATCCCATTCGTCGCCGCCGCATCCGAGGATGGCGGGCATGCCCTACATGTAGTTTGGGAGGGCGGAGAGTTTGCCTTTGCCTCCGACATTCGCGGCCATGCCACAGTGCCGATGGCGCTCATGGGCCGCGCCGTGATCCGCCGCGGGACAGCGCCGGACCTGCCGCTGCCCCGCTGCCAGCTTCGCTACGATCTGGACTCGGCGCCGGCTGCCCGCCTGACCGATCTGGCCCGGCGCACCTATGCGCCCGACACCGAGGCCAGCCGCACATCCGGCGCCGGCTCCGGGCTGAGCGATAACGACTGA
- a CDS encoding BCCT family transporter — protein MTETTSEPGNKAHINRPLFAITGGFIALFCITALVNLDLLSTLVDASFAFSAKYFGLYWQLLLLATFLIGLVLVVLPGGRTIMGGMLAPEFPVFQWGAMIMCTLLAGGGVFWAAGEPMAHFLSSPPYFGGESGTPADVAPALAQSFMHWGFLAWAILGALSTIMLMYYHYEKGLPMAPRTLLYPVFGDHAITGPIGWIADASCIIAVVAGTVGPVGFLGLQVSYGLNSLFGIPDTFVTQAGVIAVLVAIYTISAITGLSKGIQILSRINVILAAFLLIFMLIAGPTAFILKSYVAGFSTYITNFFGMALHRGDADLFGPPGWLGWWTVFFWGWFMGYGPLMAMFIARISRGRSIRSIIIMLSIVAPIVTTFWFTIVGGSGIAFELENPGAVSTAFEGFNLPAALLSITQQMPLGFMVSLLFLILTTIFVATTGDSMTYVISIAMSDEDRSATGVRVFWGLTMGIMALILIWTGSGGIGKLQSFIVVTAVPVSLILLPSLWDALRITIGKGRGTL, from the coding sequence ATGACCGAAACCACGTCAGAGCCTGGCAACAAGGCTCATATCAACAGACCGCTATTTGCCATCACCGGGGGGTTCATCGCTCTCTTTTGCATCACCGCGCTGGTCAATCTCGATCTGCTGTCCACCCTGGTCGATGCCAGCTTTGCCTTCTCGGCCAAGTATTTCGGCCTCTACTGGCAGTTGCTGCTGCTGGCGACATTCCTCATCGGTCTGGTCCTGGTCGTCCTGCCTGGCGGCCGGACGATCATGGGCGGCATGCTGGCGCCGGAATTCCCGGTATTCCAGTGGGGCGCGATGATCATGTGTACCCTTCTGGCAGGCGGCGGCGTTTTCTGGGCCGCAGGCGAGCCGATGGCGCATTTCCTGTCCTCACCGCCCTATTTCGGTGGGGAGTCGGGCACCCCGGCGGACGTTGCGCCCGCACTGGCGCAAAGTTTCATGCATTGGGGGTTCCTTGCATGGGCCATTCTGGGCGCGCTCAGCACTATTATGCTGATGTATTACCACTATGAAAAAGGCCTGCCGATGGCGCCGCGCACCTTGCTTTATCCGGTGTTCGGCGATCACGCGATCACCGGGCCGATCGGCTGGATCGCCGACGCATCCTGCATCATCGCCGTTGTGGCGGGCACCGTTGGCCCTGTCGGGTTTCTGGGGTTGCAAGTCAGCTATGGCCTCAACTCCCTCTTTGGCATCCCCGATACCTTTGTCACCCAAGCCGGGGTGATCGCGGTCCTTGTTGCGATCTACACGATCTCGGCCATTACCGGACTGTCCAAGGGCATCCAGATCCTCAGCCGGATCAACGTGATCCTTGCCGCGTTCCTGCTGATCTTCATGCTGATCGCCGGGCCGACCGCGTTCATCCTGAAAAGCTATGTCGCAGGATTTTCGACCTACATCACCAATTTCTTCGGCATGGCGCTGCATCGCGGCGATGCGGACCTGTTCGGCCCTCCGGGCTGGCTGGGCTGGTGGACCGTGTTCTTCTGGGGCTGGTTCATGGGGTATGGCCCGCTGATGGCGATGTTCATCGCACGCATCAGCCGGGGTCGGTCGATCCGGTCGATCATCATCATGCTCTCGATCGTCGCGCCCATCGTCACCACCTTCTGGTTCACCATCGTTGGCGGATCGGGCATCGCGTTCGAACTGGAAAACCCCGGCGCTGTCTCGACCGCGTTCGAGGGGTTCAACCTGCCGGCCGCGCTGCTGTCGATCACGCAGCAGATGCCTCTGGGCTTTATGGTATCGCTGCTGTTCCTGATTCTGACGACGATCTTTGTTGCCACGACCGGCGATTCGATGACCTACGTCATTTCGATCGCCATGTCGGACGAAGACCGCAGCGCAACAGGCGTGCGCGTGTTCTGGGGCCTGACCATGGGCATCATGGCGCTGATCCTGATCTGGACTGGCTCGGGCGGTATCGGCAAATTGCAGAGCTTCATCGTCGTAACCGCCGTGCCGGTGTCGCTGATCCTGCTGCCATCGCTGTGGGATGCCCTACGCATCACCATCGGCAAAGGGCGCGGAACGCTCTGA
- a CDS encoding membrane dipeptidase — MSPRIDCLQYANWSEKIFRQMRAGGLDAVHVTIAYHENFRETVLNIEQWNRWFEQYPDLITKGRWAGDVRAAHESGRTAIFFGFQNPSPIEDDIGLVEVLHDLGARFMQLSYNNQSLLATGCYEAEDPGITRMGKQVIKEMNRVGLVVDMSHSADRSTIEAADLSQRPIAITHANLHSWQPALRNKRDDVIRAVTQNGGMMGFSAYPHHLKDKSDCTLSSFCEMIARAADQFGAQHFGIGTDLCQDQPDSVVEWMRTGRWTKEIDFGEGSASAPGFPPQPEWFRDNRDFPNFERGLRDVGFDAGEVDGLMGGNWLRFFEENFIPPVSDSPEAVKPITPG, encoded by the coding sequence ATGAGCCCGCGCATTGATTGCCTGCAATACGCCAACTGGTCGGAAAAGATCTTTCGCCAGATGCGGGCGGGCGGGCTGGACGCGGTGCATGTCACCATCGCCTATCACGAGAATTTCCGCGAGACGGTGTTGAATATCGAGCAGTGGAATCGCTGGTTCGAACAATACCCGGACCTTATCACCAAGGGCCGGTGGGCGGGCGATGTGCGTGCAGCGCACGAGTCCGGGCGCACGGCGATCTTCTTCGGCTTTCAGAACCCCAGCCCGATCGAGGATGATATCGGGCTGGTCGAAGTGCTGCACGATCTGGGCGCGCGCTTCATGCAGCTCAGCTATAACAACCAGTCGCTTTTGGCGACGGGCTGTTACGAGGCCGAGGATCCCGGCATCACTCGCATGGGCAAACAGGTCATCAAGGAAATGAACCGTGTCGGACTGGTCGTCGACATGAGTCATTCTGCGGATCGCTCCACCATCGAGGCCGCCGACCTGTCCCAGCGGCCCATCGCGATCACCCACGCCAACCTGCATTCATGGCAACCGGCGCTGCGTAACAAGCGCGACGACGTTATCCGTGCCGTCACACAAAACGGTGGCATGATGGGGTTCAGCGCCTATCCGCACCACCTGAAGGATAAATCCGACTGCACGCTCAGCAGTTTTTGCGAAATGATCGCCCGCGCGGCTGATCAGTTTGGCGCGCAGCATTTCGGCATCGGCACAGATCTGTGTCAGGATCAGCCCGACAGCGTAGTCGAATGGATGCGCACCGGGCGCTGGACCAAGGAGATCGATTTTGGCGAAGGCAGCGCGTCCGCGCCCGGTTTTCCGCCACAGCCGGAGTGGTTTCGTGACAACCGCGATTTCCCGAATTTCGAGCGTGGATTGCGCGATGTCGGCTTTGACGCGGGCGAAGTCGACGGATTGATGGGCGGCAACTGGTTGCGTTTCTTTGAGGAAAACTTCATCCCCCCGGTTTCCGACAGCCCCGAGGCGGTCAAGCCCATCACACCGGGCTGA
- a CDS encoding aldehyde dehydrogenase family protein, with product MANVQKNYIAGEWLAGSSEITNLNPSDLSDVVGTYAQASADQLDRALEAAKSAQTEWAAYGLERKQAVLNAIGTEMMARAEELGTLLSREEGKPLAEGKGEVFRAGQFFTYYAAEVLRQLGENADSVRPDIEIDVRREPVGTVAIISPWNFPTATASWKIAPALAYGNAVIWKPANVTPASAHALAEIIARQDIPKGLFNLVMGAGRDVGQRLVESRDIDAISFTGSVPVGRGIAAAAVQNFTRVQMEMGSKNALFVTDDADVDLAVTLALGGAFGGTGQKCTASSRLVVQAGVHDAFVEKLLAGTKALKVGHALTAGIQMGPVVSEDQLNENLAWVEKGTAEGAELACGGERLSMDTDGYFMSPGVFVNTTNSMAVNRLEMFAPLAAVIKVDSYDEGLSVVNDTNFGLTSGIVTRSLARATHFRRNARTGVVTVNLPTAGTDYHVPFGGRGDSSYGPREQGQTARDFYTIVKTSYIASGKPE from the coding sequence ATGGCGAATGTTCAGAAAAACTATATCGCTGGCGAATGGCTGGCCGGTTCGTCCGAGATAACCAACCTCAATCCCTCGGATCTGAGCGACGTTGTCGGAACCTATGCGCAGGCCAGCGCCGATCAGCTGGACCGCGCGCTGGAGGCCGCAAAATCAGCGCAGACCGAATGGGCCGCCTACGGGCTGGAGCGCAAGCAGGCCGTCCTGAACGCCATCGGCACCGAAATGATGGCCCGCGCCGAAGAGCTGGGCACATTGCTGAGCCGCGAAGAAGGCAAGCCGCTGGCCGAGGGCAAGGGCGAGGTGTTCCGCGCCGGTCAGTTTTTCACCTACTACGCCGCCGAGGTATTGCGTCAACTGGGCGAGAATGCCGATAGCGTGCGCCCCGATATCGAAATCGACGTGCGCCGCGAACCTGTTGGGACAGTGGCCATCATCAGCCCGTGGAACTTCCCCACCGCGACCGCCAGCTGGAAAATCGCCCCCGCTCTGGCCTATGGCAACGCCGTGATCTGGAAGCCCGCCAACGTCACGCCCGCCTCGGCCCATGCCCTGGCCGAGATCATCGCGCGCCAGGACATCCCAAAGGGCCTGTTCAATCTGGTCATGGGCGCGGGCCGCGACGTCGGACAGCGGTTGGTCGAAAGCCGGGATATCGATGCGATTTCCTTCACTGGCTCGGTCCCCGTGGGACGCGGGATTGCGGCGGCTGCGGTGCAGAACTTCACCCGCGTGCAGATGGAAATGGGCAGCAAGAACGCTCTTTTCGTCACAGATGATGCCGATGTGGATCTGGCCGTGACGCTGGCGCTGGGTGGCGCCTTCGGCGGCACCGGACAAAAATGCACCGCGTCGTCGCGACTGGTCGTTCAGGCCGGTGTGCATGATGCGTTCGTGGAAAAACTGCTCGCAGGTACCAAGGCATTGAAAGTCGGCCACGCGTTGACAGCAGGCATCCAGATGGGGCCGGTCGTGTCAGAAGATCAGCTGAACGAAAACCTTGCCTGGGTCGAGAAAGGCACGGCCGAGGGCGCCGAACTGGCCTGCGGTGGCGAGCGCCTGAGCATGGACACCGACGGCTATTTCATGTCGCCCGGCGTGTTTGTGAACACGACGAACAGCATGGCTGTAAACCGGCTGGAAATGTTCGCGCCGCTGGCCGCCGTCATCAAGGTCGACAGCTATGACGAAGGGCTGAGCGTCGTCAACGACACCAATTTCGGCCTGACCTCGGGCATCGTCACCCGCTCCCTCGCGCGCGCCACGCATTTCCGCCGTAATGCCCGCACCGGCGTCGTCACCGTCAACCTGCCCACGGCAGGCACCGATTACCACGTCCCCTTCGGCGGGCGCGGCGACAGCAGCTATGGCCCGCGCGAGCAGGGTCAGACGGCGCGTGATTTCTATACCATCGTCAAAACGTCCTACATCGCATCGGGCAAGCCGGAATGA
- a CDS encoding LysR family transcriptional regulator produces the protein MAIKIEMLRCFQAVADHGSLTGAAEALGRTPSAISMMLRQFEDHIGAPLFESARKSHLTPLGTLIRAEATRELLHYARTIDAIEALSRAEAGNVRLSCTPSVAQAIMPPILRSFIAARPGVRIDLRDADSDAVRRDLIEGRADIGLATLPAMPGFRRELLFSDTYGVVCPTGHPLARHRQHVTWGDLAGVDFIANGLCAQITDVDFLPILAASKLMVRNTASILSMLRAGAGVTVLPRLALLPEFQGFEFLPLANIDTRREVWLVTPDASSLSPAAQTMAEAIRAARIDAPE, from the coding sequence TTGGCCATCAAGATAGAAATGCTCCGCTGCTTTCAGGCGGTGGCCGACCACGGCAGCCTGACCGGCGCGGCCGAAGCGCTGGGACGTACACCATCGGCGATCTCAATGATGCTGCGCCAGTTCGAGGATCACATCGGCGCGCCGCTATTCGAGAGCGCCCGCAAATCGCACCTGACCCCCTTGGGCACGTTGATCCGCGCCGAGGCAACCCGCGAACTGTTGCATTACGCGCGCACCATCGACGCGATCGAGGCGCTGTCGCGCGCCGAGGCGGGCAATGTGCGCCTGTCCTGCACGCCCTCGGTGGCGCAGGCGATCATGCCGCCAATCCTGCGCAGCTTTATCGCGGCGCGACCCGGCGTGCGCATCGATCTGCGCGATGCCGACAGCGATGCCGTACGGCGCGACCTGATCGAGGGGCGCGCCGATATCGGCCTTGCCACCCTGCCCGCGATGCCCGGTTTCCGTCGTGAGCTGCTGTTTTCCGATACTTATGGCGTGGTCTGTCCCACCGGGCATCCGCTGGCGCGCCATCGCCAGCACGTCACATGGGGCGATCTGGCCGGGGTCGATTTCATCGCCAACGGGCTTTGCGCGCAGATTACCGATGTCGATTTCCTGCCGATCCTCGCCGCGTCCAAGCTGATGGTGCGCAACACCGCGTCGATTCTCAGCATGCTGCGCGCGGGCGCAGGCGTGACGGTCCTGCCGCGGCTGGCGCTTCTCCCCGAGTTTCAGGGTTTCGAATTCCTGCCGCTGGCGAACATCGACACCCGGCGCGAGGTCTGGCTGGTGACGCCGGATGCCAGCAGCCTCAGCCCCGCGGCCCAGACAATGGCGGAAGCAATCCGCGCCGCCAGGATCGACGCGCCCGAGTGA
- a CDS encoding ETC complex I subunit, whose protein sequence is MTARIYRPARTAMSSGTAKTREWVLEFVASTAREVDPLMGWTSSRDTQSQVRLSFPTKEAALEYAEAHGITAVVQDRNTRKPNIRPGGYGENFATNRRAVWTH, encoded by the coding sequence ATGACCGCTCGCATCTATCGACCCGCCCGCACTGCCATGTCCTCGGGCACGGCCAAGACCCGCGAATGGGTGCTGGAGTTCGTGGCAAGTACTGCGCGCGAGGTTGATCCGCTGATGGGCTGGACGTCGTCGCGCGATACACAGTCGCAGGTGCGGCTGAGCTTTCCCACCAAGGAAGCGGCGCTGGAATACGCCGAGGCGCATGGCATCACTGCCGTCGTGCAGGACCGGAACACGCGCAAGCCCAATATTCGCCCCGGCGGGTATGGCGAAAACTTCGCAACCAACCGGCGCGCCGTCTGGACACACTGA
- a CDS encoding MYG1 family protein has translation MTITHLVTHSGGFHADELLSSVILTRLFPEAELIRSRDKAWITPGEDRIIYDVGGQFDAAAEIFDHHQRPNPLREDGQPYSSFGLIWKQYGRDYLRAMDVPEQDIEAIHGSFDRGFVLPVDLLDNGAVNAAEAGPLFAGLTLPVLLESLKPVFDDREDGADDRAFMAALPVARTFVEAQIRRKAAKYRAEAMVMAAIEAAGEGRVLELPMGMPFRAGVEKAGADHLLFVIHPRGSDWALTTIRMGDDTFDNRADLPAAWAGLTDDALEAASGVSGAKFCHNGRFIAVAASREAVVKMADIAVAEALAG, from the coding sequence ATGACCATCACCCACCTCGTCACCCATTCCGGTGGCTTTCATGCCGATGAGCTGTTGTCCTCTGTCATCCTGACGCGGCTCTTCCCCGAGGCAGAGTTGATCCGCAGCCGCGACAAGGCGTGGATCACGCCCGGCGAGGATCGCATCATCTATGATGTCGGCGGCCAGTTTGATGCAGCCGCGGAAATTTTCGATCATCACCAGCGGCCCAACCCGCTGCGAGAGGATGGCCAGCCGTATAGTTCTTTCGGTTTGATCTGGAAACAATATGGCCGCGATTACCTGCGCGCGATGGATGTGCCCGAACAAGATATCGAAGCGATTCATGGCTCGTTTGACCGAGGGTTTGTTCTGCCGGTCGACCTGCTCGACAACGGCGCGGTAAATGCGGCCGAGGCCGGACCGCTGTTTGCCGGTCTGACCTTGCCAGTGCTGCTGGAAAGCCTGAAGCCGGTCTTTGATGACCGCGAAGACGGGGCCGATGATCGTGCTTTCATGGCCGCCTTGCCCGTGGCGCGGACTTTCGTTGAGGCACAGATCAGACGTAAGGCTGCGAAGTACCGGGCGGAGGCAATGGTGATGGCGGCCATCGAGGCAGCCGGTGAGGGTCGCGTACTGGAATTGCCGATGGGCATGCCGTTTCGCGCGGGCGTAGAAAAGGCCGGCGCGGATCACCTGCTGTTCGTGATCCACCCGCGTGGCAGCGATTGGGCGCTAACGACGATCCGCATGGGTGACGACACCTTCGACAACCGGGCCGATCTTCCTGCTGCTTGGGCGGGACTGACCGATGACGCACTTGAAGCCGCCAGCGGTGTCTCGGGGGCGAAGTTCTGCCACAACGGCCGGTTCATTGCGGTGGCAGCATCGCGCGAGGCTGTAGTGAAAATGGCGGATATCGCGGTGGCTGAAGCTTTGGCTGGGTAG
- a CDS encoding IS3 family transposase (programmed frameshift): MAGKRDKPEEIVLKLRQVEVLQGQGSSIADAVRQIGVTQQTYYRWRKEYGGMSRDQLKRLKELEVENTRLRRAVSDLTLDKMILTEAARGKLLSPSRRRQCIDHVRQTLSVSERRVCRTLGQHRSTQRKVPCGPPDEERLTDDIIALTEEFGRYGYRMITGGYRMITGMLNNSGWHVNHKRVERIWRREGLKVPQKQPKKGRLWLNDGSCVRLRPERPNHVWSYDFVQDRTHDGRVFRTLNIIDEFTKEALVIRVKRKLNSTDVVDALTDLFILRGPPEYIRSDNGAEFIAKKVRAWIGAVGAKTAFIAPGSPWENGYCESFNSRFRDELLNGEVFYTLREAQILIERWRRHYNTVRPHSALGYRPPAPKSIMPIDQRPTMH, translated from the exons ATGGCTGGAAAGAGAGATAAACCCGAAGAGATCGTGCTGAAGCTTCGGCAGGTTGAAGTGTTGCAAGGGCAAGGCAGTTCGATCGCTGATGCGGTTCGCCAGATTGGCGTGACGCAGCAGACCTATTATCGATGGCGCAAAGAATATGGCGGCATGAGCCGTGATCAGCTCAAACGGCTAAAGGAGTTGGAGGTTGAGAATACCCGGCTGAGGCGCGCCGTGTCGGATCTGACGCTGGACAAGATGATCCTGACCGAGGCCGCCCGGGGGA AACTTCTAAGCCCTTCCCGCCGCAGACAGTGCATTGACCATGTGCGGCAAACCCTCAGCGTATCTGAGCGCCGGGTTTGCCGCACATTGGGTCAGCATCGCTCGACACAGCGCAAGGTGCCCTGTGGCCCGCCGGACGAAGAGCGGCTGACCGATGACATCATCGCACTGACAGAAGAGTTTGGACGCTATGGGTATCGCATGATCACCGGGGGGTATCGCATGATCACCGGGATGCTAAACAACAGCGGCTGGCATGTGAACCATAAAAGGGTCGAACGGATCTGGCGGCGGGAGGGGCTGAAAGTTCCGCAAAAGCAACCCAAGAAGGGACGGCTCTGGCTGAACGACGGATCGTGCGTCCGGCTGCGGCCGGAGCGCCCGAACCATGTTTGGTCTTACGACTTTGTTCAGGATCGGACCCACGACGGGCGGGTTTTCCGCACGCTCAACATCATCGATGAATTCACGAAGGAGGCACTGGTGATCCGTGTCAAACGCAAGCTCAACTCAACCGATGTGGTTGACGCCCTGACCGACCTGTTCATCCTGCGCGGCCCGCCGGAATACATAAGGTCCGACAATGGCGCGGAATTCATCGCCAAGAAGGTGCGCGCCTGGATTGGCGCGGTTGGCGCGAAGACGGCCTTCATCGCACCAGGATCACCTTGGGAGAACGGCTACTGTGAGAGTTTCAATTCCCGGTTTCGGGACGAGCTGCTCAACGGCGAGGTCTTCTACACGCTACGCGAAGCCCAGATCCTGATCGAAAGATGGCGCCGCCACTATAACACGGTCAGGCCACATAGCGCTCTGGGCTACCGCCCTCCGGCGCCGAAAAGTATCATGCCAATAGACCAGAGGCCGACCATGCACTAA
- the tnpB gene encoding IS66 family insertion sequence element accessory protein TnpB (TnpB, as the term is used for proteins encoded by IS66 family insertion elements, is considered an accessory protein, since TnpC, encoded by a neighboring gene, is a DDE family transposase.): MRKGIAGLAALAQDVLRQKPASGAVFAFRGRRGDRLRLLYWDGQGFCLYYKVLERGRFPWPSAKDGAVRLTSAQLAMLWEGIDWRRPDWGAPPARVG; the protein is encoded by the coding sequence ATGCGAAAGGGGATCGCCGGGCTGGCGGCACTTGCCCAAGATGTGCTGCGTCAGAAACCCGCCAGTGGGGCGGTGTTTGCGTTCCGGGGACGGCGTGGTGACCGGCTGAGGCTGCTCTACTGGGACGGTCAGGGGTTTTGCCTCTATTACAAGGTGCTTGAGCGGGGACGTTTCCCTTGGCCGAGCGCCAAGGATGGGGCGGTGCGGCTGACCTCTGCACAGCTCGCGATGCTCTGGGAAGGCATCGACTGGCGGCGTCCCGATTGGGGCGCTCCGCCTGCGCGGGTCGGGTGA